The Plasmodium relictum strain SGS1 genome assembly, contig: PRELSG_00_v1_454, whole genome shotgun sequence genome contains the following window.
tagcaactagcttagcatgctacaaaaggttaataataccttttattaaccacatgtttattaaaagatgcagtaaaatttgaatcaaattaaatattatgcattataagaaaccattatatatataataaaaacaagtatatatatatttaataacgtatatttatttatacatgctcCTTATTAATTTgcttgtttaatactctagcaaagtcattaagcatccaattaataaatcagtactctagcaaagttaTTGAAcaggaaattaataaatcactcttcaattctaaaaaaaacgCAACTCtcaacgaaaaaaaaaattaaaaaaaagtttttttttataataattataaggacataaagaataaaaatgaacaaaaaaaaaaaaatacatatatatgtattttttttaactagatcacctaattttttttttttttaacttgtATGCTTATTCGTATTTTCTTTACTAGTACGGTgactttatttatataaaagactaataaaatcttttattaaccacaaagattaaatttttaaataataagtCAAAGGAAATATATGAAAGAAAATAAGCAAATCTTATATAAGTGATTGATAAGCATAAAAGAAAATCAGATATAacgtaaaaattaaaatctaaagattatttctatatttgcAGGTGAAATAACATTTCACATTATGAAGATCTTGGTAATaagaatagaaaaaattaataatggaATACAGAAGAGACTgaaagtaataaaataagctaaaaaaaacaaattacaaataaaatCATCTCTTCTCTTAAGTGATGGAATATGGTTAAAAAAAtctattattaaccttttttattttatatagcTGCACCTATACTAGGATGCTAATTATTGGCGTACTAATTCCTATAAAAAGAAGTACAGAAAAGATTCATGTATTCATTgagatttttaaaaaaattaaaaattattaaacgGTTAACtgttttttaaaacttaTAAACAGCCCAAATTAAAGatagttttttttatgcatatattaaaattatttctacttttttttatgatttttttataattttaagaatatatattataaatttcatataagtatatattcaatatggaataatttacataataaaaatttcattataataaaattagcaGTGTctaaaataagataaaatgCTTATGAAAGTAAATAAGAAAATCTGAGATTGCAATGAAATATTAAGAGAGAAAATATTccattaaatataatacatTCGCGTTTATGTAAGAttcttattatattttatttatattttgcttgtaaatacataaacatttaaaCAAATAAACACTTAATTAACTTTAACttctatataataaaagtattaaaaCTCAATGAAATTagtataataattaatacttttcattaattttcttGTTCAATACTCTAGAAAAGTATTCGAATGTCAAATTGGTAAATCAAGTATTTAgggaagaaaatataaaattatttttattattattattttttttttttggtataAAAGTTAAGAACTTAGCTGGAAAAggaatttatatttttgaaagaTAAAAGTATTAtcaaactttttatttattttaaatgaaaagtattttttttgttatatttaatttttatatcctTAAAAacagtaaaatttaaattaaatttgttATTTGCCGTAACTAAATTACTTaatcataattttaaaagaggatataaatttttagcAAAAAGTATGAATTTGTTGAAGTAAATACGTACCACTAAagcaataaaaaatttctgaattaaatttatattatgtatatagatttacttatttttaaattaaaaataagtcTAGAAAAAAAGATTAGTATAATCATTAATGcattctctttattaatttatgtaTTCAGTGCTCTAGTTAAATCTTTGAACAGGAAATTAATAAACTAAGAAAggaaaaactaaaaaaaaattaaatttgaaatttataagaaaaagaaaatggatttaatttttattagtatttaatttttacgcTTTTTACAAAGAGTGTTAATaactataatttaaaattatttgttaattttaattaattgttttacataataattttaatgaggatataagttttttataaaaataaagatacatttttattaatataaataaattactttaaaataataatttctcCATTGTTTGAATTAAATGCAAAAAATTTGTGTATTAAtagcataaatatattttttttacaataattAATATCAGTATAGACATCTCTACATGCcctttatttatttgtttgtttagtaatgggttaataaaagatgttattaaccttttatgatataatataattatcttACTAGTTAGAAAAGTACAAGCCAGCCATGCACTGATTccagttaaaaaaaaagaaaagatttaataatttttttttttgaagttgCTTTTTAATTGAAGAAAGAACTAATTTTTagttgaaatataaaaaaattaatatataaaaagtaattataagaaaactttttatttttttaataattaaaaagtataatgtttgTGTTATATTCGATTTATATATTTCGAAATAACAGCGAAAAACTTagaatttaattttgttatatGTTATAAACCAATTATTTGCGTAAgtttctaaattaaaaaaatacaaatattttttgtaaataagtatatatttgtcaaaataaatatatgttttccAAGAAATATAGAATTTCTTAGttcaaattaaatgttaTACATGATAAATAGTTGTGcgtatattataaaaatgcatacatattaaattataattattatatatatcattcttttttttagcaAACTGTGATATAatctttgttatttttttgataattataatcataattataaatttatatattaaattcttaaaactgatttaaattttttttttattatttgtgataataaattaatgttaaaataatttacataactatatttactattattaattatatggACAATAATTTTAACATATACGTTGTGACTTTATTGATatgaaaattaattttttctttttgttatAGTTATTATTATGCTTTTAATTATCGTAGTAAAATGTATAAccttatataatattaatttatcttttatattatttttttattctttctttctctttttttttttctttttctcttcttctctttttctccttttctttttttctctttttctttttctcttaatttttttttttggaacatttatatttttctttattttgttaTAGCATTGTGATATTGTAGTATCTTTATAATGTCATAAACCATAAATGCATGCACCCAATTTCAAATTGACATACAGTTAaacataattaaaattaaaatatatcttaATATGACTATATTATTAGTATATTATTACTAcatatttttgatttttttctttataatattttttttaaaattagaattattatttatgcaattattagaaatttatacatttactttatattacatatatttttaattattattactattttttttttatgattattttcttttttttttttattgtaatatTCACTTTTggttttttgaaaattttataaaaacataatatatttaagaaaaaaatttatgtatttattttttatttctatttttttaaacctTTAAGTGAATATTTATCATAGTATATGTGTATAATctctatttttaaattgttataaaaaaaaaattataatgaatcatatttttcatttaaaaatattattattcaaattTACGCGGTATTAAATATCGAAAATCTAAATATGATATTAAcataatatttatgtttattATGAATCtactatttatatatatattttttttttatcttttattattatcactatttatattctataattgtaaattaaaatattttaatttcacTTATATCAACTAGAATTGCTATTTTTACGAGTAATGCTCATTATCCcgttttatttgaattatttcataatattttattgatatattaaaattaaagtttaaataaaatatttttaaaataatttttttttcactttaTAGTTcttgttttaaaatttaaatattctatttcatttatttaaaattttatgataccagttatatataaaaatagataaatttatataaataaaagcaaaaaaaaaaaaaaaataaaataaaaatagaaaatagcATTATTTACAATATAACAGATTTTTGAACAAAATACAAATTCACTAAGagttttaataaagaaagtTTACTGATTTCAAAAATGTGCTATCCAACAcagaaaagaaatatatgcttttttttcaaaatttttttttttaccctTTTGGTTTGGATACTAAAATATTCAATTAATGTAAGacgataaaaaaaaattaaagcaattttacttttttgttattcctttttttttttttttttgattaaaatttcatttataaaaaaatcatacttttttaaatattcacaTAAATTTTAGAGCACTTGTGAATTTTGCAGTAACAAATATAACTTAGGGACAACACTAGATTTAAGGGTTAAAAGAATCTTATCAGATTGTACTCATCTATTAAAGTCAAATAAAAGTGAATCAAAAGTAAATTTATTAGATGAAGCGGAGAAAGAAAATATAGCAGAAAAAGAAGTGCAACAAAAAACAGCAAGAGATATTTTATTAGCaaaaaaagaggaaaaaatagatatatcCGATCAAAGTAAAAATGGAAATACaactaataaaaagaaagaaatctCAGAATTGGCTTATTCTATTTGCTTGAATgcttatttttgttttattgtGCCAATACTTCTTTTTACATTGACTATTCTTAAAGAAACAATTAATATTCCTTATCTTTCTAATGAGCTTTTGACTAACTTATTTCTTATGCATATTTCCGTTTTTCtttctattatatttatttatatacaataatctaattttaataattaaatagactttttttaaaaattttttatttgaagaaAAAGACTATGTGCAAAAGTTACTAATATATGCAAGATATTCTAAAGATgtttacaaatatatatataataaaataattataattaaatgtatattcatttttaaaaaaaaaaattttttttttctgatgaattatatatatatataaatgaatgataggaattattttttttctccgATTTTTATGTGTGAATGATTTaagtttaaaaataatagatgatattttgtaataaaaattattgaaaatcgtaattaaaaataataaatgaacttattcattttatattattaatctaTTAATTGTCCATTCAAAATTTTGCTAGATTATTTGGTTAATACAAATTATTATTCacctttttatatattaaatgcaGTTGTATCTATATGGTTAGTAAGAGGAGTTATTaatcttttataatatataaagttagcttaatattttgtttattaatttccCATTTAATAACTTTGCTAGGATATTGAATGAACAATGAAATAAAGAGCATTTTCATAAAGtttaatattcttttattagtTTATGCTTTTCCTTTTTAGTGAAGTTGCATAAAGATGATAAAgtgtttaattatttaatcaTTTATAAGTATTCAATAAATAACGTATAATTAACATATAGTAAGCATCTTATATAGATATACATACACAATATCTTTGATTAAAGATGGTGACTTTCACTTAAGTTTATATCTCCTTAAAAATCTTTGATTTTTTTCCccttataaaattaaaataaaaaattaaaaataatatctttCCTTACAAAAccaaaatgttaaaaaaaattgattaaagaatttttgttttttgatTATTTAGCTAAAAATACATGATTGGCATTAATGGCATTTTGTGCAAAGataaatttcttcatttatattttagctagttattatatacaaaaaattaatatacatACATTAACCattatttaagaaaataaaagtcCATGCAATAactctagttaaaaaaaaaaaaaaaaatatataaatatattttttttttggttattaaaagataaatgaattcatttttacttatataaaaattaacgTATGAAAAGTGGCTATGAAAAAacctttattttcttttagtaaataaaaagtataaagtTTGTATTGTGCtctatttgtatattttgaagtAACAATGAATATCTTagaatttaattttgttatttgttataacttaattatttatgttcattttttttaaattaaaagaatatactaaTTCCTTGCAAACAAATATACATTTACCAGAGCAAATGTATGTCTGCTAAGCAATACAAAATCATTTTATCAAattaaatgttatatatgataaatttctatgtataatataagaataagtatatacattaaaaatcaatatatttaattatacatactctttaataatttgtgtgtttaatactctagcaaaatCATTGAATaggtaattaataaatcattataCTAGAACACTAGTTAAAGGTATactaattgttataaaagGAGTACATATAATAGTATGTATAGATGTACACATTTTTGAGAGTACTATTCAATTACGTACACTATATAATTATAGACGTATagaaaagaattatataCTCAATGAAGTTTTTCAAATAATTGAAAACCTAAAATTCTC
Protein-coding sequences here:
- a CDS encoding fam-h protein gives rise to the protein MCYPTQKRNICFFFKIFFFTLLVWILKYSINSTCEFCSNKYNLGTTLDLRVKRILSDCTHLLKSNKSESKVNLLDEAEKENIAEKEVQQKTARDILLAKKEEKIDISDQSKNGNTTNKKKEISELAYSICLNAYFCFIVPILLFTLTILKETINIPYLSNELLTNLFLMHISVFLSIIFIYIQ